The Alkalibaculum bacchi genomic sequence TGTTGTTTCCAATTCCTGATTTAGTAATTTAAATATTTTTCTTCTTGCAATATTTTGAGAAAAGAGCAAATAAAAGATAAAACCGATAGCTGGTATAATCCATATCAATAATAACCAAGCATAGGTGCTTTGAGGATCTTTTCGCTCGAGGAAAATAATTGTAAAAGTTAAAACGAAATTGACTATTAAAACAAATGCTAAAATATTTGAAGTAACTAATAACATCCTTTTTCCTCCTTTTCCGACATTATAACATACTAAAAACTGTTTCGTCACAAAATAGAGTGTTTTAATTCTAAGTTCTAAATAAAATCGCTTAGATTATCAATGATAAACGGCATGTTTGATTCATTGCATTTGAATAAGTACTTTCTACTATATAAAAAGTGAAGAAGCTTTTGAGTCCTTCACTTTCTTCGAATATAGTTTTTCTCACTATTCTTTTCCCTCAATATTTTCATTCGGACTTGTTTCAATTTGATTTGTGTAAGAGAGAAACTCATCTAGTTTTTCTGGATTATGCTCAAAAAATAGGACAAACTTTTCAATTCCTCTTAGTGTATTTTTATTAATAGTATGCTCTATCTTTTCCGTCTCTTGATGAATATCGCCTCTTACCTGTAATAATGTTAAAAATCTTTTTATGACATTATGTCTGTAAACCAAAAGCCTTCCAGTCTCCATTCCCTTTTTCGTTAACTGTATGCACCCATACTTCTTATAATCTACAATATTTAAATCTTTTAGTTTCTTTACCATCTTTGTCACTGAAGGAGGCTTTACATGCAATAGATGAGCAATATCATTTACCCGAGTATGACCGTTATTTTTCTCGCACAATCTGTAAATCATCTCAATATAGTCTTCTTCTGTAGCACTCATATCCTTTTCACTCATGTAATTATTAAAAGTATAGTACTCATTACAATCCATATTTCAACCTCTCTATTCGCCTTTTATTATAAGTATATGCTGGAACTTTTGAGCTTGTTAAATTTGTTGACGATACTTGAACAATTGTTGAGCGGTAGTTAAGCAGTAGTTGAACAATCGTTAATCAACAAAAACACTTATCTTCTTCAAATTTCCGAAACAAGCTCCGCTTTCTGCTTTCTGCTTTTTTGCTTTTTCCTATCTCTTTGTAACATATACTCATCTTCTATCATAAAATATTAAGAATAAATTAGCTTAAGCTAAATTTTATAAAAAGGTGGTTATAATGACTTGTTTAAATACATTACATGTAGGTACTAAAGCAAAGGTTTCTTGCTTATTATCAAATGGTCTATTAAAAGAAAGGATGATGGCCTTAGGTTTTACTAAAGGCGCATCAATTGAAGTAGTAAGAAAAGGTCCAGAGGACAATCTTACTGTATATAATATTCGAGGCACCATGATCGCACTTAGAAGGGAAGAATCTGATTTGATATTGGTGAATTAAGATTATTAGGTGGTCAGGTGGTCGGGTGGTAAGGTGGTAAGCAAAAGCATTTCTAGGGTGAGGCTTTGGGGTCTTAGATCCTTCGCTTAGCTCCAGGATGACTGGGGTAGAAGCCTAGGCCTCACATCCTTCGCTACGCTCCAGGATTACTCCGAGATCAGGTCTTTACCTGGCCTGAAGGCGAGTTTAGGTTTTACTGACCACCTTAATGCTGACCACCTGACCACCTGTTTTATAACGAAAGGATGTGTTTCTATTGGGTTTAACGTATCAATCTTCAAAGAGGGAAGCCTTTGTAGATTTGTTTGATATTCAAAAAGAAGATGGAGAATACGCTATTGCCCTTGCTGGTAATCCAAACACTGGCAAAAGTACAGTATTTAATGCTCTAACAGGTCTACATCAACATACAGGCAATTGGCCTGGAAAAACTGTTGTGAATGCTAGAGGTAATTTCAATTACAAAGGTCAAGACTATATCTTAGTTGATTTACCTGGGACTTACTCTCTTTTTGCTTCATCTGAAGAAGAAATTGTGGCTAGAGATTATATCTGCTTTGGTAATCCAGATGCAGTAATTGTGGTTGCCGACGCAACTTGCCTTGAACGAAACTTAAATCTATTATTACAAGTAATGGAGTTAAGCGATAAAGTTGTACTATGTATAAATTTAATAGACGAAGCTAAGAAAAAAGGAATTCACATTGATGTAGAGGCGCTAAAAAAAGAACTTTCTATACCAATTGTGCTAACTTCTGCAAGAGAAGGTATAGGCTTAGATCAATTACAAAAAGAAATCTCTTCTTTAGTTCGTACTTCAGTACAAAGCTCTAATAAAAAAACATATTATTCTGATGACATAGAAGAAAAAGTTGAACAAATCGAAAGTCAACTAGAGGTTTTACCTTTAAACAAAAGGTGGCTTTCTTTGAGGATATTAGATAGCGATTTATTCTTTATTGAATCTCTAAAAGAGTATATTCCAGAAGAATCTTACGAAAACATAGAGGCTATTTGGAAATCTATTCATATAGATAAAGGTGCCACAAGAGAGTTCATAAATAATCATAATTTCAAATATATTGAGTTTCTTGTGGATAAATATGTAAAGAGTTCTAAAAACATCCACGAAAGAGACATGAAAATAGATAATATTATTACCTCAAAAAAATATGGAATACCTATAATGATTCTATGTTTAGGTATTGTATTTTGGATTACTATTGTAGGGTCAAACTATCCCTCTCAGGCGTTATCTAAAATACTATTTGGTTTTCAAGATCATTTAAGTGCTTTTTTAATTTCCATTAATGTTTCATCATGGTTAAGAAATTTACTTCTTGATGGAGTTTACAAGACGACTGCCTGGGTAGTTTCTGTTATGCTTCCCCCAATGGCTATCTTCTTTCCATTGTTTACAATACTAGAAGATTTAGGTTTTTTACCGCGAGTAGCTTTTAATTTAGATCATCTATTTAAAAAAGCCTCTGCCCATGGAAAACAATGTCTTACTATGTGTATGGGTTTTGGATGTAATGCTGCTGGGGTAATTGGTTGCCGAATTATTGAGTCTCCAAGAGAGAGAGTCATCGCCATTATTACCAACAACTTTGTACCATGTAATGGACGATTTCCTACGCTTATTGCTATTTCGGTTATGTTTTTCACTCTTTCTTCTGGAGAGGGCATAATAAATAGCCTAATTACTACTTTATCGCTTACAGCCATAATACTATTAGGTATCATAATAACTCTTTTAGTATCTTATGGTTTGTCAAAAACCTTATTAAAAGGAGTACCATCTACCTTTACTTTAGAACTTCCGCCTTATCGAATCCCTAAAATTGGGCGAGTATTATATTCTTCCCTAATTGATAGAACGATTTTTGTGTTAAAGCGAGCTCTATTAGTAGCGATACCTACAGGAGCAGCCATCTGGATTTTAGCTAATATAAGCATTGGAAATGTACCTATTCTGCAAATTCTTTCAGGTATTTTAGATCCTCTTGGTCAGCTTATTGGATTAGATGGAGTTATACTTTTAGCTTTTATCCTAGGCATGCCTGCTAATGAAATCGTCTTGCCTATTATACTTATGGCGTATTTGAATGCTGGATCTCTTATGGATTATGAGAGTCTATCTTCTTTAAGAGATATATTCCTCGCTAATAATTGGACCTTATTAACAGCCTTAAACACCATGCTCTTCAGCTTACTTCACTGGCCCTGCTCTAGCACGCTATGGACGATTAAAAAAGAAACTGGTAGCCTAAAATGGACCGTACTAGCGTTTATGATCCCTACTGTGATTGCGTTTGGAGTGTGTTTTATTACGGCTAGTGTTTATCGTTTGTTGTTTTAGTACGAAACGATAATGGAATGATTGTTGAACAGTTGTTGAGCGCTAGTTAAACCTTAGTTGAACAATTGCCTTTGCTCGCCTTTAGGCGAGCTTTTCCGCTTTCGGCTTTTATGTAGATAAATAGAATTATATTTAAACGTTAGGATGAATCTAAGAGAAGAGCTTACTAGAAAATGAAAAATAGACATATAATATTTCAACGTTCATTTCTATTATGAAGTGGCACGAAAATGGCACGATTTTTACGAATGTAATCTTTATCTTATTGTGGTATTTCGTAAGAGTAGATAATAGTTTTAATAAGATTTTATGAGCTATAAGGTAAAAGACTTTTTAGTGAAAAATGAAAAAATGAACACTGAACATTGAACAATACAAGTATGCGACATTTAACTATTATTGTCGTATACTGCTCATTATTCATCGTTCATCGTTCACTGTTCACTTTTCATTGCGACATTAGTCGCATACTTGGCGCACCCGAGTGGATTCGAACCACCGGCACACAGTTTAGGAAACTGTTGCTCTATCCTACTGAGCTACGGGCGCGTATTTTATAACATATAGTATCTTAACACAAACACCTCATTTCTTCAAGAAAGAAATTTTTGGAGATGTAAAATTAAAAGTACATAAAATGGTATTTAATGTAGCATATACCAAAAATAGCACACTTCTATTGAATAAAATATGGGCAAAGAATAATCAGCCGGTCAATCCATGACCGTTGATTTTACCACCTTACCACCTTACCACCTTACCACCTAGTAGGCTTTTTCAAAGTACTCTTCCATCGTCAAACCGCTTTTATAAATCTTAGTCGCTAGTTCTACTCCTACATATCGAATATGCCAGGGTTCGTATGCGTAGCCTACGATTTCCTCTTTGTCTTTTGGATATCTAATAATAAAACCGTATTTATGAGCGTTTTCTTTTACCCATATGCTCTCAGGTAGTTCACCAAAATCTTCAGAAAGTTGAAAATTTACACCTTCACTAGTAATGTCCATAGCTAACCCTGTCTGATGCTCACTAGTGCCAGGTTTGGCGCTATATTTGTCGGCATAAGTTTGTCCTTTGGATGTCACAACATTTCTATATAATATGTCCTGAGTGTTATAAGAACGGTATCCTGATCGGGCTATAAGGGTAAATCCTTCTTTTTTTGCTCCCTCAAACAATTCATGCAAACGGTCTGCTGGAATTTTTCTCATTTGATTCACTTCAGGATTCTCTAATTGAGTAGGTACATTTACTTTTACTAGATCCTTTGGTACGTAATCAGAAGACAAAAATCTTTTTTTATTGACTACTACATCATAATCAGACTCATTGAGGATTCTGTTGTTTTCGTCAACAGTTGTCCCTAATGGTTTTAACACAGTGTAATCTAGATTTGTACTGAGTTCTTTGAACTTTACTTTTATCTCTAGTTCCATGCCACTAAGCGCGTCATTGTTTACAGTTATAGATCCATCCTCGTTAATTATAGCAAGATCTTTGTTATTTACTTCTAGTATAACCTTATCTACCTGAGTTACTTGATCCTTTCCCTTTTCACTTATTGACAACTCGATCTTGTAACCAGGCTCTACAAACATACCTTCTACATTGCTATTCACTTCCCATTTAGATGTAGTTGCTGTTTCTCCACTAGTTACAGTGCCTTTATCTGTACATCCTGCTAGTAGTAAGAGTAAAATGGTAATTATCAGTATTTTCTTCATCAGATTATCCCCCATATTTGATAGATATATTTTAGCATATACCTTCCTTCAAATTTCGACCAAATTGTAAACATTTGTGAAGCAATTCAAGTTGGTTAAATATGCGACTTACGTCGCAGTGAACGATGAATATGGAACAATGAATGATTTTCCACTTTCTACTTTCCACGTTCCACCTTTAAGGTTTTCCCGTCCAACGAATCAACCAATCCCCCAACTTTCCGATTTCCAACTTATAGAGTTCCGCATTCCGCTAAAAAAATGGGGTTGCCAGGTAACAGCCCCATTTTTTAAAAAATCTATTTTGCGCTTTTTCCCATACATTCGTTAATAATTCTTAAGGTTTCTCCAAATCTTTGGAAGTGTACAATTTCTCTTTCTCTTAAATATTTGAGTACATT encodes the following:
- a CDS encoding metal-dependent transcriptional regulator, whose protein sequence is MDCNEYYTFNNYMSEKDMSATEEDYIEMIYRLCEKNNGHTRVNDIAHLLHVKPPSVTKMVKKLKDLNIVDYKKYGCIQLTKKGMETGRLLVYRHNVIKRFLTLLQVRGDIHQETEKIEHTINKNTLRGIEKFVLFFEHNPEKLDEFLSYTNQIETSPNENIEGKE
- a CDS encoding FeoA family protein; the encoded protein is MTCLNTLHVGTKAKVSCLLSNGLLKERMMALGFTKGASIEVVRKGPEDNLTVYNIRGTMIALRREESDLILVN
- the feoB gene encoding ferrous iron transport protein B — translated: MGLTYQSSKREAFVDLFDIQKEDGEYAIALAGNPNTGKSTVFNALTGLHQHTGNWPGKTVVNARGNFNYKGQDYILVDLPGTYSLFASSEEEIVARDYICFGNPDAVIVVADATCLERNLNLLLQVMELSDKVVLCINLIDEAKKKGIHIDVEALKKELSIPIVLTSAREGIGLDQLQKEISSLVRTSVQSSNKKTYYSDDIEEKVEQIESQLEVLPLNKRWLSLRILDSDLFFIESLKEYIPEESYENIEAIWKSIHIDKGATREFINNHNFKYIEFLVDKYVKSSKNIHERDMKIDNIITSKKYGIPIMILCLGIVFWITIVGSNYPSQALSKILFGFQDHLSAFLISINVSSWLRNLLLDGVYKTTAWVVSVMLPPMAIFFPLFTILEDLGFLPRVAFNLDHLFKKASAHGKQCLTMCMGFGCNAAGVIGCRIIESPRERVIAIITNNFVPCNGRFPTLIAISVMFFTLSSGEGIINSLITTLSLTAIILLGIIITLLVSYGLSKTLLKGVPSTFTLELPPYRIPKIGRVLYSSLIDRTIFVLKRALLVAIPTGAAIWILANISIGNVPILQILSGILDPLGQLIGLDGVILLAFILGMPANEIVLPIILMAYLNAGSLMDYESLSSLRDIFLANNWTLLTALNTMLFSLLHWPCSSTLWTIKKETGSLKWTVLAFMIPTVIAFGVCFITASVYRLLF
- a CDS encoding M15 family metallopeptidase; amino-acid sequence: MKKILIITILLLLLAGCTDKGTVTSGETATTSKWEVNSNVEGMFVEPGYKIELSISEKGKDQVTQVDKVILEVNNKDLAIINEDGSITVNNDALSGMELEIKVKFKELSTNLDYTVLKPLGTTVDENNRILNESDYDVVVNKKRFLSSDYVPKDLVKVNVPTQLENPEVNQMRKIPADRLHELFEGAKKEGFTLIARSGYRSYNTQDILYRNVVTSKGQTYADKYSAKPGTSEHQTGLAMDITSEGVNFQLSEDFGELPESIWVKENAHKYGFIIRYPKDKEEIVGYAYEPWHIRYVGVELATKIYKSGLTMEEYFEKAY